In the Arachis hypogaea cultivar Tifrunner chromosome 20, arahy.Tifrunner.gnm2.J5K5, whole genome shotgun sequence genome, TTAGGGTTAATCAAGGAATTATAGAAATACTTGTCCAGCATACATAGGTTTGGTGTTGAACATGAAGGTCATCCAATAAGGAAACCTACCTGAACAGAAATTCTTAATGAAAAGTAACTTTAAACTTTGTCTACCTTAACGAAAAACAGTTTAAAGTTTTTCTAAGTAACATTATTTTCGCCCCGAATCTGAATGTGACACACGCTACCCTATTCTCTATTGCGGGGTTCTGATCTTTTTCTTCACTCCACTTCTTTATTACATGTGGATCCTTCATACGTACAAAACAATTATTGCGAAATCTTATGATGTAAAATCCAAGTGATGCGCAACTAATATTAAATAAAGGAGAATGATAAAGTACAGATGTAAATATATATAGATTTACAGAGATGTTATTTTATTCACAAGTCAAATAACATGTGATATGAGTATTGTAAAGATAACATAAGAAAGcgaaaataaaatttacaattgAGGTGTTACGTAtaattgtttttattaaaaaaaaaaaaaacgaaataatAAGAATTCATTCTCATGTTGAGGATGAGTCTGTGAAAAAAAAGAATGAGACAACGTCTTATATTAGatgcattttttatattttatattatttttttatattaaaattattgttgGTATTGTAtctaaaatatgaaattttttactaaaatattgttcattgtattttttttttctttacaaagTCAGGTAttttattgtaataaaaaaataatcaaatactttatatttttggAACAAAGTAATTCTAcacataaattaaatatattttttaaaaaataattaagacattgtttaaatttatttaaacaacttaaaaaaaataattgatgaaaataatattattctaatattaactGAATTTAGTTTATCTTAACTAGGAAATGAGcgtacaataatattaatactccAAATTAGTATGTAATAATTTTGCTTCAAACaaattagtaattaataaataaatattaataaataatattgacATAATAGTTCatgatattttataataaaattagataaattagttttaaataatatatataggaaGATAAATTAATCTTTTGTCTTTTCATATTttaggtaatttaattattttatcatattattttaaaaaaatatgaaattgatcacattttaaaaagtattacaatacgatttattttttttattttattagatacatatatataatattctaaaaCATTAAGggctaatttattatttttaaaaattaattagtctaaaataaatattagaaaataatttaaaatactactcttttatttttttaaataaataaaaaaaatttgatatattattttctttatttttctaaataaataaaatacatatttggGTTAAGAATATGAATTCCGCTAAAAAAAATTCACTAAGAAATAAGTAACTCTTAAATTGAGTTATTTTTTATTCGATCAAATAACAAGTCTTAATTGTGTGGTCTCATGCATATAGATCAGACCGATGTAGATATGGATCACCATAATCTATATGTGATCCGATTTGAAAAGTGTGCAATCCAATTTAAAAAGTACATTAGATGGATTCCCACTATTTCAATTACCATGCACTATTAAGGTGATAACGGCCTTAAACATGGGGATAACTTTTGActctataaaaaaatatcattcatGATCATCTAAAATTATTTTCACAAAACAAGATTAACTCTAATCTACAACTCTATAAATATCCtaatattcaaatatttttttcaatccaaattcATTTTTGATAGGAGTGTCTTAAGCCTATTGTTGTTATTGCATTATTGCTGAGTTAGCTAAAAGAGATTAGGAAgctaatttttctgtttaagagAAGTTAGTTAGAAGTTAGCAAGAAGTTAGTTAGAAGTTAGCAATTTAGTTAGTAGCTAGTAATTCAGTTCAGTAGTTAGATACAAGTTAACACTTCCATACCCTTCTAGAAGGACTTCCCTTTGTAAGTATAAAATGACTCACTCACTCACTGTCCATTCACTTTACCAATTACACATTTGAAATGGATTCAGGtaacgttcttcttcctctctctttgTTCTTGAAACTCTGCTTCACTACTCACTCTCCCTCTCAGATCTGATTCTTTCTATCACACACCACAAGTTCCTGATACCTTTCATGGTATCAGAGTTTTTGGTACCACAGCTTCCGTAAAATTCAAGAAAATCAAGCCTGTTCAGCAGCAAGATTCAATCACCATGGCGCAAGGGTTCACAGCAACTCCGATCTCGATGAAATTGGATGAGGACAACTTCCTACAGTGAAAAGATCAGGCAGAGTCAACGACTGAAGGTAATGACATGCTGAATCACATCACAGGAAAAGGAATACCTCAGCAGTTTCTGGTGTCTGAGAATGGTAGAACTGGCACAGCAAATCCTAAGTTTCAGAAGTAGAAAAGGCAAGATGCACTCCTCAAGTCATGGCTATTAGCTTCAATGAGCAAACCGTTTACAACAAGGATGGTTGGATGTATGTACACATGGAAGGTTTGGAAGAGGCTCGAAGATCACTTCTCTTCTCAAATCAAAGCCAAGGTAATGCAGTTAACGAATAAGCTGAATACTATTCAAATTGGTGCCTCTGTCACTGAATATGTCTTGGCAATAAAAGGAACAATAGATGCACTAGCTTCTGTAGGTGAATCTGTGAAGGAGAGTGACCATGTAATTGCAATACTAAATGGACTGACTGAAGAATACTCATCACTGATAACCTCAGTGTTAACAACATCAAGATCTCAAAGTATAACTGTAGGTGAATTAGAAGCATTACTTCTTTCATATGAAAGCATGTTAGCAAGGTTTAAAAGGTCAGAAATGCTTGTGCAAGCTAATTTAGCTCAGCACTATCAATATGGACAAAGTCAGCAAATGAGAAGAGGCTTCAGGGGTGGCTTCCGAGGCAGAGGCAGTAGGTTCAGAGGAGGCAAAAATTCATACACTGGTGGAAGAATGATGCAAGAATCATACAGTGGTGGAAGAGGTATGCAAGAACAGTACAATGAAGGAAATGAATATGGAAGAGGACAGCACGGAAGAGGTAGAGCGaatggtggaggtgcaaggaaTTTCGTCAATACAAGACCACAGTATGAAAAGCCACAATGTCAAGTGTGTGATAAAATAGGACACACAGCAAAGACATGTTGGTACAGGTATAGTGAGGATCAATATGAAGAGGATTACAGCAACCAGATCAGCCAGCCTGCAACTAATTTCAGCAAAGTACTAGCTGCACCTGCCACCATCCAGGATCCAAATTGGTATCCGGACTCAGGCACCATGCATCACATGACACATGATGAACAAAATTTGGTTGAGAAAGAAGAATATGTGGGGGATGAACAAGTTGTCATTGGAGATGGATTAGGTTTGCAAATCAATTCAGTTGGTAATTCATGTTTTAAATCTGATTTGATCTCTAGCTATTTAAGTTGAGGAAAATTCTGTTTGTGCTTGAAATTACGAAAAATTTAATGAGTATCCACCAATTCTGATGTGATAACAGAGTCTTCTTTGAATTTTATGCTGATAAATGTTGTGTTAAATAACAGGAAACCAAAGAAACTGTGCTTCAAGGGAAGGTCGATAAAGGCCTCTACAAATTTGTCAATTTTGCTGTACACACACCACTAGAAGCTCATGTGACCATTCTAAATAATAAGAACAGTCTCCTAATATGGCATGCCAGATTAGGACACCCCAGCCGAATTGTTTTGTCAAAAGCTTTGAGCAATtgttgtaatttttcttttccaacCAGTAATAAAATAGATTGTCCAGCTTGTTGCATTGGAAAGTCCCATCAGTTGCCCTTTCCAACCACACAAACAGTGTATACACAACCCTTACAACTTGTATATACAGATATCTGGGGTCCAGCCCTATGTCTGACAGTAATGGAAATTGGTACTTCGTGAATTTCATTGATGCATTCTCAAAGTTCACTTGGCTTTATCTCATTAAGTCTAGAGCTCAACTAAAATAAGTTTTTAATCACTTCCAATGAATGgttgaattgcaattaaacacAAAACTGATGTGTGAGCatttttcctatcttttcctagtgaatttacatttaaattgttgagtttaatcaagaattaattatcttttagccactatggatgctactttgagttatgTGCAATTTTggttattttaggtagcatttggttggatttgatggagcttcctcagaaaaagagaagaaggccatatagagcaggaatgacttagaggatggagaggaagcttgcacaaatggaatcagcactagaattaaaggagatgacagcaaagagcgatgcgtgcgcgtacctgacgcgtgcgcgtgatttggagctttccatggcgatgcgtgtgcgtacctgacgcgtacacgtgacacacAAAGAAGacaatcgatgcgtacgcgtgacatgcgccacatgcagaaaatgcagaaaacgctgatttggattctgatttaaactttcattttaaaataggaaaagatattatttttagttttagaaaatagattttaaatttattaggattagatataagaGGGATTGgaattagttaacttttcattcTATCTTAgtccaatttacaatcctagttttccACTCTGaatcatgagtaactaaacctccactgttaaggttaggagctctgtctattgtatggattgattttattgtttttctattttaattcatgtactgatttatatttcaagaattattttcattctttatcttatgaatttgggtggaacggaagtatgaccctctttctaattgagttcttgtataacttggaaaagctctttacttgaacaacagcttgaaaacatattctcctaaatttctaattatctggacttaacgggatacgtaacatataatcctcttatatttgggtaattaggatttccgtagcatataaactagaattgaacttcaccctctaattggaattaagtgaccaaggaattggcaattgatgaattttagaggagactagaaaggtctaaggaattaggatctagtcacatatagtttgccatgaattaaatcttgcatgattaaaatagttaataagaaaagtcaatccaggaaatagataactctgaagtcttaactatttctccatactttattcccaacttatttattcgcctgtctttaatttaatgctttttgaactctcaaacactattttctgtttgtctaactaagtaaattaatcaactattgttgcttagtccctcaatcctcgtgggatcgaccctcactcacctgaggtattacttggtacgactcggtgcacttgccggttagtttgtggactataaattccgcaccaagtttttggcgccgttgccggagattgatagTAATTAACAACTGTTAgttatttgattgcttagattaggcattttagttttaattttatttaaattttgcttagtattttcgaaaaaaaatttaaataaatagcactaatatttttccttaatttctgaaattaagtttggtgtcacctagttaatttcattttaatttccttgtttattttcccttttaattttcgaatttttttgttttatttcagttatcattttcgaaatttttctgttttatttatttattatttctattttattattttacacaggttacctcactgggagttCTCTGCACTTTGACGTagagaatcccatcttttcttgttttctgtctgTGTATGCGtaggaacagagacaaggaacctcTCTTAGatgttgatcctgaacctgaaaggacttttagGCGGtgtttgcaacaagcaagactttgcaaggatgcagaatccactatggatcctaataatgctgttaatgccaatgtggcaaatccgaatggggatgagcaacaaaggagagtgtttggctcttactctgctcaTACTAcaaatctttatggaaaaagcattgtggtgcctcttatagatgcgaacaactttgagttgaagccacaatcggtcactctggtgcaacaaaactgccagtatcatgatcttccccacgaagacccaaatcaatttatttctaactttctgtagatttgtgatactctgaagacaaatggagtgaacccagaggtgtacaaactcatgctcttcccgttttctctgagggatggagcaaaaatatggctagattcccgacccaaggagagtttggatacttgggataaggttgttactgagtttcttactaaattttttccaccaaagaagttgactaagcttagggtggaggttcagaccttcaggcagaaggatggtaaaactctttatgaagcttgggagaggtacaagctactggctaggcaatgccctccagacatgttctccaaatggacccaactagatatcttttatgaaggcttgggtgaaatgtctaaggtgtgcttagataattctgcaggtggttcattgcacaagaagaagacaccggaggagactattgagctgattgaattggttgctagtaaccaatatttatactcatctaacaggaatcctgtgaactcagAGACTTCTCAGAAGAGAGGTGTGTTGGAAatagaagctgttaatgctattcttgctcagaacaagcttatgtctcaacaaataaatttacttactcagcagatgggtggcatgcaactcttaactatcaacacccaaaatccatctcaaGATGTCTCTTATGACATAACAGGTAATTTtttgcaaaatgataattatggttatgctcaatcctcttctgaacatTCAATTACATGGGACGTgctcctagaaaccccaataatgatccctgTTCTCAGACCTACAAtcaagggtggagaaatcacccaaattttgggtggagagagcaacctcagaggccacaaaattttaataataattctcaggatGGTTTTCAacagaaaaattttaataaccaccagtttcagtcatctcagcaaGCAACTTCTCAGCCCCATCAGAACAATGACTTGGAAGCAATATTGGCAAGTTTcagacaggaaaccagagcatccatcaagaacttcgagattcagatgggtcaactagccacaaaagttaatgaaattgatcagaggaccactaatagccttcctggtaacacaattccaaattcaagagaggaatgcaaggctatcaccttgataagtggacaagtggcaagtacagaagcacaagttaatgaggagctagttgaaaaagaagattgcaaggttattcaattgagaagtggtaaagtagctggctctgagaccaaggtcaatgaagagttagttaaaaaagaagcttcagatgagaagaaggaagaagtagagcacatctctccaaagcgtgcggacaacccatttccagactctcttgacacttatcctacactgccaaaggctcctgagtacaagcctaaaatgccatatcctcagagatttcaaaaggagaccaaggacaagcagttttcaaagttcttggaaatcttcagaaagttgcaaatcaatattccttttgctgaggttttggaacaaatgcctctctatgtcaagtttatgaaggagttgttgtcaaagaagaagcctttaaagggagatgagacaatggtcctgactaaggaatgtagttccataattcagaataacttgccaaggaagatgtcagatggtgcacgaaattgtgatctcaagcaacggcgccagaaactctgtacgcacgtcttaataaatcatttttcattcacaacttcgatacaactaaccagcaagtgcactgggtcgtccaagtaataaaccttacgtgagtaagggtcgatcccacggagattgttggtatgaagcaagctatggtcaccttgtaaatcttagtcaggtggatatcaaaaggttatagagttttcgaaattaaataataagtaaacataaaataaagatagaaacacttatgtatatcattggtgagaatttcagataagtgtatagagatgctttcgtccctctgaacctctgctttcctgctgtcttcatccaatcagtcttactcctttccatggctggctttatgtaagggcatcaccgttgtcaatggctacatcccatcctcttgtgaaaatagtccaaatgctctgtcacagcacggctaatcatctgaggttctcgatcatactggaataggattcaccctccttttgcgtctgtcactacgcccagcactcgcgagtttgaagctcgtcacagtcattcaatccctgaatcctactcggaataccacagacaaggtttagactttccggattctcatgaatgccgccattaatctagcttacaccacgaagattctgattaagagatctaagagatactcattcaatctaaggtagaacggaagtggttgtcaggcacacgttcatagggaatgatgatgattgtcacgttcatcacattcatgttgaagtgcgaatgaatatcttagaagcggaataagttgaattgaatagaaaacagtagtactttgcattaatctttgaggaacagcagagctccacaccttaatctatggagtgtagaaactctaccgttgaaaatacataagtgaaaggttcaggcatggccgagtggccagcctcccatggaggtctagagatctaaaaatgatcaaaagatgtctaatacaatagtaaaaagtcctatttataataaactagctactagggtttacaaaagtaagtaattgatgcataaatccacttccggggcctacttggtgtgtgcttgggctgagcttgaatgttacacgtgcaggggctctttctggagttgaacgccaggttgtaacgtatttctggcgttcaactctggtttgtgacttgtttttggcgtttaactccagacagcagcatagaactgtcgttcaatgcccttttacgtcatctaaactcgttcaaagtatggactattatatatttctggaaatccctggatgtctactttccaacgcaattggaagcgcgccattttgagttctgtagctccagaaaatccactttgagtgcaaggaggtcagaatccaacagcatcagcagtccttcttcaacctctgaatctgatttttgctcaagtccctcaatttcagccagaaaatacctgaaatcacagaaaaacacacaaactcatagtaaaatccagaaatgtgaatttaacataaaaactaatgaaaacatccctaaaagtaactagattctactaaaaacatactaaaaacaatgccaaaaagcgtataaattatccgctcatcacaacaccaaacttaaattgttgcttgtccccaagcaactgaaaatcaaataggataaaaagaagagaatatactataaattccaaactatcaatgaaacatagctccaatcagatgagcgggacttgtagctttttgcctcttgaatagttttggcatctcactttatccattgaagttcagaatgattggcttctataggaactcagagttcagatagtgttattgattctcctagttcagtatgatgattcttgaacacagctattttatgagtcttggccgtggccctaagcactttgttttccagtattaccaccggatacataaatgccacagacacataattgagtgaaccttttcagattgtgactcatctttgctaaagtccccaattagaggtgtccaggattcttaagcacactcttcttttgctttggaccttgactttaaccgctcagtctcaagttttcacttgacaccttcacgccacaagcacatggttagggacagcttggtttagccgcttagaccaggattttattcctttaggccctcctatccactgatgcttaaagccttaggatcctttttatttgcccttgccttttggttttaagggttattggctttttgctcttgcctcttagttttaagagcttttggctttttctgcttgctttttctttttctttctattttttttcgcctatttttttttcttttttttctgcaagctttgttctttgctgctttttcttgcttcaagaatcatttttatgatttttcagattatcaaataacatgtctccttgtcatcattctttcaagagccaacatatttaacattcttaaacaacaacttcaaaagatatatgcactgttcaagcattcattcagaaaacaagaagcattgtcaccacatcaatataattaaactaagttcaaggataaattcgaaactcatgtacttcttgttcttttgaattaaaacagttttcatttaagagaggtgatggattcataggacattcataactttaagacaaagttactaaatactaatgatcatgtaatgaagacacaaacatggataagcacttaacatagaaaacgaaaaatagagaaagtaagaacaaggaatgagtccaccttagtgatggtggcgtttccttcttgaggaaccaatgatgtccttgagctcttctatgtctcttccttgtctttgttgctcctccctcattgctttttgatcttctcttatttcatggagtaTGATGGAGTgcccttgatgttccacccttagttgttcccaataattatgtggaggaaaatgtatcctctgaggtatctcagggatttcttgatgatgagcttcttcatgtgcctgttgagatccatgaatgtgctctcttgttttctccatccttttcttagtgatgggcttgtgagatgaatctttccatctcccatggctcggaggtggaagcaattgtctttcctttcctctttcttgaggtttctctgtccttaggtgccattaatggttatgaaaaaacaaaaaagctatgcttttaccacaccaaacttagaatgttgctcacccttgagcaaaataagaaagaatagaagaagaagaagaagatatggaggagatggagggatgtgtgtattcggccatatgggtgggattgggtgggaaagagatgtttgaattttgaaggtaggtgggtgtatggatgtgagtggtgaagtggtgatagggaagagagattgaggtgattggtgaagagttttggggaagagtgtttatgggattgtgtgaaagaggggtgagaagaagtgagtggaggtaggtggggatcctgtggggtccacaaatcctgaggtgatcctgtggggtccacagatcctgaggtgttcaaggatttacaaccttgcaccaaattaggcatgcaaaatgcccttgcacacaactctgggcgttcaacgccagattggtgcttgttctgggcgttgaacgcccatttgtttcccatttctggcgttgaacgccagaaccatgcttgttctgggcgttcagcgccagctcttctccagggtgcaattctggcgttcaaacgcccagatgctgcccattttgggcgttcagcgccagaaccatgctctgttctggtgttgaacgccagccagatgcttcttactggcgtttaaacgccagtaaggtcttcctccagggtgtgatttttcctctgctgtttttgattccgttttcaatttttatatttattttgtgactccacatgatcatgaacctaataaaacatgaaaaacaataaaaatagaaattagataaaaaattgggttgcctcccaacaagcgcttctttaatgtcaatagattgacagtgggctctcatggagcctcacagatgtttagagcattgttgagactctccaacaccaaacttagagtttgactttgggggctctggttgactttgcaatgagagaagcttactgtgcttcctctccatgggtacagagagagatccttgagttttaaacacaaggttgtcctcatttaattgaaggatcaattcttctctgtccacatcaatcacagctcttgctgtggctaggaagggtcttccaaggatgatgaattcatcctcatccttcccagtatctaggactatgaaatcagcagggatgtaaaggccttcaacctttactaacacatcctctacttgtccataagcctgttttcttgaactgtctgtgatgagcggatattttatacgctttttggggatattttcatatagtttagagtatgttttagttagtttttagtctatttctagtagtttttaggaaaaattcatatttctggactttactatgagttgtgtgtttttctgtaatttcaggtatttttctggctgaaattgaaggagctgagcaaaaatctgattcaggctgaaaaaggactgctgatgttgttggattctgacctcccttcactcaaagtggattttctggagctaaagaactcgaaatggcatgcttccaattgcgttggaaagtagacatccagggctttccagaaatatataatagtctatactttgtacaaggatagacgacgtaaactggcgttcaacgccagttctctgcccaattctggcgtccagcgccagaaaaggatcaaaaactggagttgaacgcccaaactggcacaaaaactggcgttcaactccacaaatggcctctgcacgtgaattgcttaaaatctcagccccagcacacaccaagtgggccccagcacaccaagtgggccccagaagtggatctctgcatcatccatcatagtccactcatattttgtaaccctaggctactagtttagtatttaaacaacttttagagacttattttgtatctcataacatttcagatctaaactttgtattctctgacggcatgagtctctaaaccccattgttgggggtgaggagctctgctgtgtctcgatgaattaatgcaagtatttctgttttctattcaaacacgcttgttcctatctaagatgttcattcgcgcttaactgtgatgaaggtgatgatcagtgacattcatcaccttcctcaaatcatgaacgtgtgcctgacaaccacctccgttctatatccgattgaatgagtatctctgagatctcttaatcagaatctccgtggtataagctagaattgatggcggcattcatgagaatccggaaagtctaaaccttgtctgtggtattccgagtaggattcaaggattgaatgactgtgacgagcttcaaactcctgaaggctgggcgttagtgacagacgcaaaaggatagtaaatcctattccaaccggatcgagaaccaatcggtgattagccgtgctgtgacagagcgcgtgagcgtagttttcactggaaggatggaaggtagccattgacaacggtgatccaccaacacacagcttgccataggaggacgtgcgtgcgtgaacaagaagacagaggaaagcagagattcagaagacaaagcatctccaaaactccaacatattctccatcactgcacaacaagtcccataactcatttggttagagcgttaatctgtgttcttggtaattgggttagaatcttttatactcttttcaaaaccttctttttcaaaaatatttttttattaaatcttgtgccaaactttaagtttggtgttttcttgttgatttccctttgattttcgaaaattttggtttggttttctaaaaattttaagtttggtgttcttccttcatgttcttgtgttcttgtgagtcttcagagtgttcttgagttttccttgtgtcttgatc is a window encoding:
- the LOC140183116 gene encoding uncharacterized protein — encoded protein: MVGCMYTWKVWKRLEDHFSSQIKAKVMQLTNKLNTIQIGASVTEYVLAIKGTIDALASVGESVKESDHVIAILNGLTEEYSSLITSVLTTSRSQSITVGELEALLLSYESMLARFKRSEMLVQANLAQHYQYGQSQQMRRGFRGGFRGRGSRFRGGKNSYTGGRMMQESYSGGRGMQEQYNEGNEYGRGQHGRGRANGGGARNFVNTRPQYEKPQCQVCDKIGHTAKTCWYRYSEDQYEEDYSNQISQPATNFSKVLAAPATIQDPNWYPDSGTMHHMTHDEQNLVEKEEYVGDEQVVIGDGLGLQINSVGNQRNCASREGR